A stretch of the Saccharolobus caldissimus genome encodes the following:
- a CDS encoding NAD(P)-dependent malic enzyme — MPDPIELSKKYEGKIEIYPKVPVTSYNDFALIYTPGVAEVAKAIYNDPDKSFELTSRWNTIAVVTDGTRVLGLGHIGPIAAMPVMEGKALLFKYLGGVDAIPLPINVNSADEFINVVKAVESAFGGINLEDIESPKCFYILEKLQSMLNIPVWHDDQQGTAGAILAGLINAMILTNKDPKESKVILYGAGASNIATARILAKYGFKYENMILIDSKGPLYADREDIDHLMLHHKWKYELAIKTNKWEVKEIKDAFRGADIVIAASTPGPNVIKKEWISLMNKDSIVFALANPVPEILPQDAKEAGAKIVATGRSDFPNQVNNSLIFPAVFRGVLDSRAKAITDDMIITASETLAEYARNKGINENYIIPRMDEWEVYYEVAAAIASKAVELGLARVKKNREEFREIAKQRILRARKIMNLVVTTWSP; from the coding sequence ATGCCAGATCCAATAGAACTTTCAAAGAAATATGAGGGGAAAATAGAGATATACCCTAAGGTTCCCGTTACTTCTTATAATGATTTCGCACTTATTTACACACCTGGAGTAGCAGAGGTGGCTAAGGCTATATATAATGACCCAGATAAAAGTTTTGAACTTACAAGTAGGTGGAACACTATAGCCGTGGTAACTGATGGAACAAGGGTTTTAGGGTTAGGTCATATTGGTCCAATAGCTGCTATGCCAGTAATGGAAGGAAAGGCATTACTATTCAAATATTTAGGTGGAGTTGACGCAATACCCTTACCCATAAATGTAAACAGTGCAGATGAGTTTATTAACGTAGTTAAAGCTGTGGAAAGCGCATTTGGGGGTATTAATTTAGAAGATATAGAATCTCCTAAATGTTTCTACATTTTAGAAAAGCTGCAGTCAATGCTAAATATACCAGTATGGCATGATGATCAACAAGGAACTGCTGGGGCAATATTAGCTGGCTTAATTAACGCTATGATACTTACAAATAAGGATCCTAAGGAAAGTAAGGTTATTCTTTATGGAGCAGGGGCTTCTAACATAGCTACGGCAAGAATTTTAGCAAAATATGGTTTTAAGTACGAAAACATGATATTGATAGATAGTAAAGGTCCTCTTTACGCTGATAGGGAGGACATAGATCACTTAATGTTACATCATAAATGGAAATACGAATTAGCTATTAAAACTAATAAATGGGAAGTTAAGGAGATAAAAGATGCCTTTAGGGGAGCTGATATAGTAATAGCTGCATCAACACCTGGACCAAATGTAATTAAAAAGGAATGGATAAGCTTAATGAATAAGGACTCAATAGTTTTCGCCCTAGCCAATCCAGTACCAGAAATTTTACCTCAAGATGCTAAGGAAGCTGGAGCCAAAATCGTTGCTACTGGAAGAAGCGATTTCCCCAATCAAGTTAATAATTCATTAATATTCCCAGCCGTATTTAGAGGAGTTTTAGATAGTAGAGCTAAGGCTATAACAGATGACATGATTATAACAGCCTCAGAAACGTTGGCAGAATATGCTAGAAATAAGGGAATTAACGAGAATTATATAATTCCGAGAATGGACGAATGGGAGGTTTATTATGAAGTCGCAGCAGCTATAGCGAGTAAGGCTGTTGAATTAGGGTTAGCAAGAGTTAAAAAGAATAGGGAAGAGTTTAGGGAGATAGCTAAGCAGAGAATATTAAGGGCTAGAAAAATAATGAATCTGGTGGTTACAACATGGTCACCATAA
- a CDS encoding alcohol dehydrogenase catalytic domain-containing protein: MKAAILYQFNSPFVIGNAEAKGSGVKVNVKATGICGRDIVIWKGGFRNLKLPLILGHEIVGYYKGKPVAVYPNLYCGKCEYCRNNKENLCDNALILGEGEITGGYAEEVIVPESNLIPLPDEDFEKYAAAMDPVATAIHASKLANLERNSKVLVTGAGGGVGIHLVQYLKYLGVENVYGLSSKGDKLKELGINVISDVRNEKFDVVFEIVGSKTINDSLRALKKEGTLVLIGNVEGEAITLLRPALTIMRQQKIVGSASYTKAEYQEAIKLIGEGRIKAIYETFDLDQINEAYNRIINRKVLGRAVLKID, from the coding sequence ATGAAGGCTGCTATTTTATATCAATTTAACTCCCCTTTCGTAATTGGAAATGCTGAAGCAAAAGGTTCTGGCGTTAAGGTAAATGTTAAGGCTACTGGAATATGTGGAAGAGATATAGTAATTTGGAAGGGTGGTTTTAGAAATTTGAAATTACCGTTAATTTTAGGCCATGAAATTGTGGGATACTATAAGGGAAAACCAGTAGCAGTATACCCCAATTTATATTGTGGTAAATGTGAGTATTGTAGAAATAATAAGGAGAATTTATGTGATAACGCTCTAATTTTAGGTGAGGGAGAAATAACTGGCGGATACGCTGAGGAAGTAATAGTACCGGAATCGAATTTAATACCATTACCAGATGAGGATTTTGAGAAATATGCAGCTGCAATGGATCCTGTAGCTACAGCGATTCATGCATCAAAATTAGCTAATTTGGAGAGGAATTCAAAAGTTTTAGTAACTGGAGCAGGTGGTGGAGTAGGCATTCATTTAGTGCAGTATTTAAAATATCTAGGAGTTGAGAACGTATATGGACTTAGTTCTAAGGGGGATAAGCTTAAGGAGCTTGGGATTAATGTTATTAGTGATGTTAGAAACGAGAAATTTGACGTAGTATTTGAGATAGTTGGTTCAAAGACAATAAATGATTCATTAAGAGCATTGAAGAAGGAGGGTACTTTAGTTTTAATAGGAAATGTGGAAGGGGAAGCGATAACCTTGTTAAGACCTGCATTAACCATTATGAGGCAACAAAAAATAGTGGGCTCAGCGTCCTACACTAAGGCTGAGTATCAAGAAGCTATTAAGCTAATTGGAGAGGGTAGAATTAAGGCTATTTACGAAACCTTTGACCTGGATCAAATTAACGAGGCTTATAATAGAATAATTAATAGAAAAGTTCTAGGAAGAGCTGTCCTAAAAATAGATTAG
- a CDS encoding GNAT family N-acetyltransferase, with product MVTIRKANKEDTKMLVDFFSRMYRLNSEFDPLLMVPEDLEDRVNKVVEKSLEDPNEILVVAEDQGKIVGAARVIIYDRIFYNPDKEAVIEEFYVHPSYRRQGVGKEIVSFIETELEKRGIQLIAANFPARNLIAVSFYKKMGFREIYCRFIKKVY from the coding sequence ATGGTCACCATAAGGAAGGCAAATAAAGAAGATACTAAGATGTTGGTTGATTTCTTTAGTAGAATGTACAGGTTAAATAGCGAATTCGATCCACTACTTATGGTTCCAGAGGATCTAGAAGATAGAGTGAATAAAGTTGTAGAGAAAAGTCTTGAAGATCCTAACGAAATTCTTGTAGTTGCTGAAGATCAAGGAAAAATTGTAGGAGCTGCTAGAGTTATAATCTACGATAGGATATTTTACAATCCAGATAAGGAAGCGGTAATAGAGGAATTTTACGTGCACCCCTCATATAGAAGACAAGGAGTAGGAAAGGAGATAGTAAGCTTTATAGAAACAGAACTTGAGAAAAGAGGAATACAATTAATAGCGGCTAATTTCCCAGCCAGAAATCTAATAGCAGTATCTTTCTATAAAAAGATGGGATTTAGAGAAATATATTGTAGATTCATAAAGAAAGTATATTAA
- a CDS encoding DMT family transporter, whose product MKVIKYLIPYVLVSSFNYYFAKEAILNSSPVTFNLIRYVISSIIFFSLSRKIIFNKDVIQLAIYTTSSSLLWAFGLKYVTPAESAVLSYTMPLFSLPIAFLVIGETPTIIEMIGLLVGFSGVILYGLPLIHGFTLLGSILTIINAIFWASFTVFYRKLRDYNPLVVNASQFTIGSLILALLLPIDPEVNLNDQFIYGIAYTSLLGGALAFFLWNMMVKIEKIPKVTVLSFSVPILTTIIEYVEYGNPPYPVQILGISLMFIGILISRIRSLSK is encoded by the coding sequence GTGAAAGTAATAAAATACCTAATTCCTTATGTTTTGGTAAGTTCGTTTAACTATTACTTTGCTAAAGAGGCCATATTGAACTCATCACCAGTAACCTTTAATTTAATTAGATATGTAATATCATCCATTATTTTCTTTTCCCTATCTAGGAAAATTATTTTTAATAAAGATGTAATTCAGCTAGCGATATATACAACAAGTAGCTCTCTACTTTGGGCATTTGGCTTAAAATACGTAACTCCAGCTGAGTCAGCAGTACTAAGTTATACAATGCCCTTATTCTCCTTACCCATAGCCTTCTTAGTAATAGGTGAAACTCCAACTATTATAGAGATGATAGGTCTTTTAGTAGGCTTCTCTGGTGTAATACTTTATGGTTTACCCTTAATTCATGGCTTCACCTTGCTAGGATCAATATTAACTATTATTAACGCTATCTTCTGGGCTTCATTCACGGTATTCTACAGAAAATTAAGAGATTATAATCCATTAGTTGTTAACGCAAGTCAATTTACTATAGGTAGTTTAATATTAGCTTTACTATTACCAATAGACCCAGAGGTTAATTTAAACGACCAATTCATATACGGGATAGCATATACCTCATTATTAGGTGGTGCCTTAGCTTTTTTCCTATGGAATATGATGGTTAAGATAGAGAAGATACCAAAGGTCACCGTATTAAGTTTCTCCGTACCGATTTTAACTACGATAATTGAGTACGTTGAATACGGAAATCCTCCTTATCCCGTTCAAATATTAGGTATATCACTTATGTTCATAGGTATTTTAATCTCAAGAATAAGAAGCTTATCTAAGTAA
- a CDS encoding long-chain fatty acid--CoA ligase: MSSEYYEYQLTIDKILDSGSRSFPNREIVYRDIRRYTFSSFSDSVKRLMSGLKKLGVKKGDRVGVIDWDTDVYFHTYYAIPMLGSVLHTVNIRYPLELIVKTILHAEDKYLIVRDEFVPLIEKAANIMPVGMKVITYSDNKEKVKSPISSADFWELIESNEPIEVSEDLKENDMATIFYTSGTTGEPKGVWFSHRKIVLHTLSVSLVGARAPLNLTSNDVYLILVPMFHVHAWGYPYVALLSGVKYVLPGKYDYGLILKLMDKEKVTYSAMVPTILYLILSHPDAPKYAHVFKRWKVTIGGSALPEGLAKKAKELGITVIAGYGLSETCPVLTTGYYNSLVEGLDEEKKFMEQISTGAPIPLVQIKIVDPSTGEEKERGKIGEIVVRAPWLTQEYYKDPEKTKSLWKGGWLHTGDLAYMDEYGYLHIVDREKDAIKSGGEFIPSLLLENAISLHPKVSQVAVVGIKDEKWGERPVAFIVPKEPINEEELRQFLLNLANEGKIQKWWIPDKFIFINSMPLTSTNKIDKKVLREMAQK; this comes from the coding sequence ATGAGTAGCGAATATTATGAATATCAGTTAACAATAGATAAGATATTAGATTCTGGTTCTAGAAGTTTTCCAAATAGAGAAATTGTTTACAGAGATATTAGAAGATACACTTTTTCATCATTTTCGGATTCTGTAAAAAGATTAATGTCTGGTTTGAAAAAATTAGGAGTCAAAAAGGGAGACAGAGTTGGCGTAATAGATTGGGATACTGACGTTTATTTTCACACATATTATGCAATACCCATGCTTGGCTCAGTCTTACATACAGTTAATATAAGATATCCGTTAGAATTAATAGTAAAGACAATACTTCACGCTGAAGATAAATACTTAATAGTTAGAGATGAATTCGTACCACTTATAGAGAAGGCAGCTAATATAATGCCTGTAGGAATGAAAGTAATTACTTATAGTGATAATAAGGAAAAAGTTAAGAGCCCGATTTCCTCTGCGGATTTCTGGGAGTTAATAGAGAGTAACGAACCAATAGAGGTTAGTGAGGACTTAAAGGAAAACGATATGGCAACAATCTTCTATACTTCAGGCACTACTGGAGAACCTAAGGGAGTTTGGTTTAGTCATAGAAAGATAGTTTTACACACCTTAAGTGTATCTCTTGTAGGTGCTAGGGCTCCTTTAAATCTCACCTCAAATGACGTATATTTAATATTAGTTCCAATGTTTCACGTTCACGCTTGGGGATATCCCTATGTTGCCTTATTGTCTGGTGTCAAATACGTCTTACCAGGTAAATATGATTACGGGCTTATACTGAAATTAATGGATAAGGAGAAGGTAACGTATTCGGCTATGGTACCGACAATCCTTTACTTAATATTATCTCATCCAGATGCACCTAAATATGCTCACGTATTTAAGAGATGGAAAGTAACCATAGGAGGTTCTGCTTTACCAGAGGGATTAGCTAAAAAGGCTAAAGAACTAGGAATTACAGTTATTGCGGGTTATGGTCTATCCGAGACTTGTCCAGTCTTAACTACCGGATATTATAATTCATTAGTAGAGGGATTAGATGAAGAGAAGAAATTCATGGAGCAAATTTCTACTGGTGCACCTATACCTTTAGTTCAAATAAAGATAGTGGATCCCTCAACTGGAGAGGAGAAGGAAAGGGGTAAAATAGGGGAAATTGTAGTTAGAGCTCCGTGGCTAACTCAAGAATATTATAAAGATCCAGAAAAGACTAAATCTCTATGGAAGGGAGGTTGGTTACATACTGGAGATTTAGCCTATATGGATGAATATGGATATCTACACATAGTCGATAGAGAGAAGGACGCCATAAAAAGCGGAGGAGAATTCATACCCTCACTACTTCTAGAGAACGCCATATCTCTCCACCCTAAAGTTTCTCAAGTAGCTGTGGTTGGAATTAAAGATGAAAAATGGGGAGAGAGACCAGTAGCTTTTATAGTGCCTAAAGAACCAATTAACGAAGAGGAACTAAGGCAATTCTTATTAAATCTAGCTAATGAAGGTAAGATACAGAAATGGTGGATTCCAGATAAATTCATATTTATCAATTCAATGCCACTAACCTCAACCAATAAAATAGATAAAAAAGTACTAAGAGAGATGGCACAAAAGTAA
- a CDS encoding 3-hydroxyacyl-CoA dehydrogenase: MKVLVVGAGTMGHGIAEVVAIAGNQVYLSDISKDILNSAVDKIKWSLSRLYEKGQLRESPEDILSRIKLVVGLNEEVKDAELSIEAVPEKLELKRQVFSRLEELLPRDAILATNTSSLPITEIAYAVKDRRRVIGTHFFNPPVLMQLVEIVRGKDTSDDTVKKTYDFIVKINKKPILVNKDVPGFVVNRVLLRIITTACMLVEKGIADHKTIDAVARYKLGLPMGIFELVDYTGVDVNYYVSSAMIERGFKAYYCKTLEEMTKKGELGVKSGKGFYTYPDNKYVKVNLPKELADKLDPLYLIAPAINEAYWMIREGVASKEDIDIGVKLGLNFPKGISDYERELGRDNIKRALEELKRISNGGEEYNTYL; encoded by the coding sequence ATGAAAGTTTTGGTTGTAGGAGCCGGAACTATGGGTCACGGTATAGCTGAGGTTGTAGCTATTGCCGGGAATCAAGTGTACTTAAGTGATATTTCTAAAGATATTTTAAACTCTGCAGTAGATAAGATCAAATGGAGTTTAAGTAGACTTTACGAGAAAGGTCAGTTAAGGGAAAGTCCAGAAGATATATTATCAAGGATTAAACTCGTCGTAGGTCTTAATGAGGAAGTTAAAGATGCTGAATTATCTATTGAAGCAGTGCCGGAAAAGTTAGAGTTAAAAAGGCAAGTTTTCTCTAGGCTTGAAGAATTATTGCCGCGAGATGCCATATTAGCTACTAATACTAGTAGCCTCCCCATAACTGAGATAGCATATGCTGTAAAAGATAGAAGAAGAGTTATCGGTACTCATTTCTTTAATCCCCCAGTATTAATGCAGTTAGTGGAAATAGTTAGGGGAAAAGATACCTCAGATGATACGGTTAAAAAGACTTATGATTTTATAGTAAAAATAAATAAGAAGCCTATTCTGGTTAATAAGGACGTTCCAGGATTTGTGGTCAACAGAGTATTATTAAGAATTATAACTACAGCATGTATGCTAGTAGAAAAGGGAATTGCTGATCATAAAACTATAGACGCAGTAGCCAGATATAAGTTAGGTTTACCCATGGGGATTTTCGAATTGGTAGATTATACGGGAGTTGACGTTAATTATTATGTCAGTTCAGCCATGATAGAGAGGGGATTTAAGGCTTATTATTGCAAAACTTTAGAGGAAATGACTAAAAAAGGAGAGTTGGGAGTGAAAAGCGGTAAGGGGTTCTATACTTATCCAGACAATAAATATGTAAAGGTGAATTTACCTAAAGAATTGGCTGATAAATTAGATCCATTATATCTAATAGCACCAGCCATAAATGAAGCCTACTGGATGATAAGGGAGGGAGTAGCAAGTAAGGAGGATATTGATATAGGCGTTAAATTGGGGCTAAACTTTCCTAAGGGAATTTCTGATTACGAAAGGGAGTTAGGAAGGGATAACATAAAGAGGGCTTTAGAGGAACTAAAGAGGATTTCTAATGGAGGAGAAGAATATAATACCTATCTATAA
- a CDS encoding thiolase domain-containing protein, with protein MRNVAIVGTGHTKFGVRTDVNLQELAWEAIKQALEEANLEQKDIQYFAVGNVGNWSSEELPAVVIGEYCDLTPKGTMRVEAACATGSAALRDAYLAVKSGEVDIALVVGVEQMHQSPNPQVIELIGRAGDYFWEFENFGLTFPGYYALHASAYMAKYGAKEEDLGKIAIKNHYYGARNPYAQFQKEITMEEYLKSKPVAYPLKLLDSSPITDGAAAVILASEEVAKKITDSPVWIVAQGVASGTANLSKRTDFTHIEAAYLAAQQAYKKAMIDFENSWRYFDVAEVHDCFTIAEIMAYEDLGFAKRGEGHLLAREGQTYIGGRIPVNVDGGLKAKGHPIGATGVSMAVSITRQLLYRAHKGTQVDVKNGMGIAHNVGGTGHYAYVTIFSTRRPST; from the coding sequence ATGAGAAACGTAGCAATTGTTGGAACGGGACATACGAAATTCGGAGTGAGAACAGATGTTAATTTACAAGAACTAGCATGGGAGGCAATAAAACAAGCTTTAGAGGAGGCGAATTTAGAACAAAAAGATATACAATATTTTGCTGTAGGTAATGTGGGAAACTGGAGTTCAGAAGAATTACCGGCAGTTGTTATAGGGGAATATTGCGATTTAACTCCTAAGGGGACTATGAGAGTTGAAGCCGCATGTGCTACTGGTAGTGCAGCATTAAGGGATGCCTACTTAGCTGTAAAATCTGGAGAAGTAGATATAGCGTTAGTAGTAGGAGTAGAGCAAATGCACCAATCCCCTAATCCTCAAGTTATCGAATTAATAGGAAGAGCTGGAGATTATTTCTGGGAGTTTGAAAACTTTGGCTTAACCTTCCCCGGATATTATGCCCTTCACGCCAGTGCGTATATGGCTAAATATGGGGCAAAGGAAGAAGATTTAGGCAAGATAGCCATTAAAAATCATTACTACGGAGCTAGAAATCCATATGCTCAATTCCAAAAGGAGATTACAATGGAAGAATATTTGAAATCGAAACCAGTCGCATATCCTTTAAAACTATTGGATTCATCACCAATTACAGATGGTGCCGCAGCGGTAATACTAGCATCTGAAGAGGTCGCTAAAAAGATAACTGACTCACCAGTATGGATAGTAGCTCAAGGAGTTGCGAGCGGGACGGCTAATTTAAGTAAAAGAACAGACTTCACACATATAGAGGCAGCCTATTTAGCTGCCCAACAAGCTTATAAGAAGGCTATGATTGATTTTGAGAATAGTTGGAGGTATTTCGATGTTGCAGAGGTTCACGATTGTTTTACTATTGCCGAAATAATGGCATATGAGGATTTGGGGTTTGCAAAAAGGGGGGAGGGACATTTGCTAGCTAGGGAAGGGCAGACATATATAGGAGGGAGAATACCAGTAAATGTTGATGGGGGATTAAAGGCAAAGGGACACCCAATAGGGGCTACAGGGGTAAGCATGGCAGTATCAATAACAAGACAACTACTATATAGGGCTCATAAGGGAACACAAGTAGACGTGAAAAACGGCATGGGAATAGCACACAACGTAGGAGGAACAGGACACTACGCATACGTAACAATATTCTCCACAAGGAGGCCTTCCACATGA
- a CDS encoding Zn-ribbon domain-containing OB-fold protein: MSVNEVREKLQKEISQSIRGLDSVIRASGLPIINEQKTNNPLWVDVREIDLRYQIPVKKVSKFFEGLKQGKVMATKCPKCGSIYFPPQDDCPKCKISNLDWVEMPEDGEIVAFTVVNVKPPSFSHYQDYVVGIAKMSNGVNVLAWVNSKEVRVGMKVKLRVTKREPEGYLTYEFIPA, from the coding sequence ATGAGTGTTAATGAAGTAAGGGAGAAATTACAGAAGGAGATTTCTCAATCCATAAGGGGTTTAGACAGCGTTATAAGAGCTAGTGGGTTACCTATAATAAATGAGCAGAAAACTAATAATCCACTATGGGTCGATGTAAGGGAAATAGATTTAAGATACCAAATACCTGTCAAGAAGGTCAGTAAATTCTTTGAAGGACTAAAACAAGGTAAAGTAATGGCAACTAAATGTCCTAAATGTGGCTCAATATACTTCCCTCCTCAAGATGATTGTCCTAAGTGTAAAATATCTAATTTAGATTGGGTTGAAATGCCAGAAGATGGTGAAATAGTTGCTTTTACTGTAGTTAACGTTAAACCTCCTTCATTTTCCCATTATCAAGATTACGTAGTAGGTATAGCTAAAATGAGTAACGGTGTCAATGTGCTAGCCTGGGTTAACTCAAAAGAGGTCAGAGTGGGAATGAAGGTTAAGTTAAGGGTAACTAAGAGAGAACCAGAAGGTTATTTAACTTACGAATTTATACCGGCATAG
- a CDS encoding acyl-CoA dehydrogenase family protein, translated as MVLPFSSVEIFSINISEKHELFRRAVREFMERDVAPYVEKGEREGNIPREVLEKAKEIGLYGIAVPEQYGGQGGDTLMTAIAQEEISRVWPSLSSRVSVGGLFMTPILLFGSEELKKKYIPPVARGEKVAALANTEPSAGSDVAGIQTRAKKVNGKYIINGRKIFITNGGIADYYVVTARTSPPDPNARWKGISMFVVEREWKGVKVLNRIETMGLRASNTAELAFEDVEVPAENLIGEEGMGFKYAMATFDRTRVGVAAQGVGVAQAALERMVTYATQRFAFQSPLISFQMVQEKIAESLTEVNTARLLTYWAASLFDRGLENEAIVAASMAKYYATEIAEKVAIRAITIHGGYGVATSTGVERLLRDVEVMKIYEGANDIQKLTILRETARRLLGLRL; from the coding sequence ATGGTTTTACCTTTCAGTAGCGTCGAGATATTTTCTATAAATATTTCTGAAAAACATGAACTATTTAGAAGAGCTGTTAGGGAGTTTATGGAGAGAGATGTAGCCCCCTATGTGGAGAAAGGTGAAAGGGAAGGTAATATACCTAGAGAGGTCTTAGAGAAAGCTAAGGAGATCGGTTTGTATGGCATAGCTGTTCCTGAACAATATGGGGGACAGGGTGGAGATACCTTAATGACTGCAATAGCTCAAGAGGAAATTTCTAGGGTTTGGCCCTCATTATCTTCTAGGGTTTCAGTAGGAGGACTGTTCATGACTCCGATACTTCTATTCGGTTCAGAGGAATTAAAGAAAAAGTACATTCCCCCAGTTGCTAGAGGTGAAAAAGTAGCTGCGTTAGCAAATACTGAACCCTCGGCTGGATCTGACGTTGCTGGGATTCAAACTAGAGCTAAAAAGGTTAATGGAAAATATATAATTAATGGGAGAAAGATATTCATAACTAATGGCGGTATAGCGGACTATTACGTTGTTACAGCTAGGACGTCCCCACCGGATCCTAATGCTAGATGGAAGGGGATATCTATGTTTGTGGTTGAGAGAGAATGGAAGGGGGTTAAAGTATTAAATAGGATAGAAACTATGGGGTTAAGGGCTTCCAATACTGCAGAATTAGCCTTTGAAGACGTAGAAGTTCCGGCTGAAAACTTAATAGGAGAAGAGGGAATGGGGTTTAAATACGCTATGGCTACTTTTGATAGGACTAGAGTAGGTGTCGCTGCTCAAGGAGTAGGTGTTGCTCAGGCTGCTTTAGAGAGAATGGTAACTTACGCTACTCAGAGATTTGCGTTTCAAAGTCCATTAATAAGCTTTCAGATGGTTCAGGAAAAAATAGCTGAGTCTCTTACTGAAGTTAATACTGCGAGGTTATTAACGTATTGGGCTGCAAGTCTGTTTGATAGGGGTCTTGAGAACGAAGCTATTGTAGCTGCGTCTATGGCTAAATATTACGCTACTGAGATAGCTGAGAAGGTCGCAATAAGGGCTATTACTATTCACGGTGGGTATGGTGTTGCAACATCTACTGGAGTTGAAAGATTACTTAGAGACGTAGAGGTAATGAAAATATATGAAGGCGCTAATGATATTCAAAAGCTTACAATATTAAGGGAAACTGCTAGAAGATTATTGGGGTTGAGATTATAA
- a CDS encoding DsrE family protein — protein MAKVLFLIMSGDEKFDLAMRMAYNSFKNKRFDDVKIIYFGPSQKRLTQLDGDLKNMFQELLQNKAVDSACIGVAQAMNIKPHLEQMGVSLMPAGERVSYYVNQGYEVITF, from the coding sequence ATGGCAAAAGTTCTCTTCCTAATAATGTCTGGAGATGAAAAGTTCGACTTAGCTATGAGAATGGCATATAATTCATTTAAAAATAAGAGATTTGATGATGTTAAGATAATATATTTTGGGCCTAGTCAGAAGAGGCTAACTCAACTAGATGGGGATCTTAAAAACATGTTCCAAGAATTACTTCAAAATAAGGCAGTAGATTCAGCATGTATAGGTGTTGCTCAAGCTATGAACATAAAACCTCATTTAGAACAGATGGGAGTAAGCTTAATGCCAGCAGGTGAGAGAGTTTCTTATTATGTTAATCAAGGTTATGAGGTTATAACGTTTTGA